One Curtobacterium sp. MCLR17_032 genomic window carries:
- a CDS encoding glycosyltransferase family 9 protein, producing MTAVPTLPPSDGRPELVVLRAIKLGDLLVAVPALHALRRAFPGHRITLATTAWLAPVVELVTDVDVHLAQHGLDHPIQVPTGVVDVAVNLHGAGPESGDLIDALQARRVIGHGAPDGPEWQHDVHERVRWAGLMTAHGMPADPDDVSIAVPALPAVVEGAAVVHVGAFHGARHWPVDRFADVVRGLVARGHRVVLTGGADDVERALAVAELAGLDDSAVLAGRLGLQPFAAVVAAASLLVTVDTGAAHLASAYGIPSVVLFGPAPPEAWGPPASGPHVVLTDASVRRGDVFAEDPDPAILAVSADDVLAAVDGLGATPAVPAHDGDR from the coding sequence GTGACCGCCGTACCCACCCTGCCCCCTTCCGACGGCCGACCCGAGCTCGTGGTGCTCCGAGCGATCAAGCTCGGCGACCTGCTCGTCGCCGTCCCCGCGCTGCACGCCCTCCGCCGGGCGTTCCCCGGGCACCGCATCACGCTGGCGACGACCGCCTGGCTCGCCCCGGTCGTCGAGCTCGTCACCGACGTCGACGTGCACCTGGCCCAGCACGGCCTGGACCACCCGATCCAGGTGCCGACCGGCGTCGTCGACGTCGCCGTCAACCTGCACGGCGCCGGCCCCGAGTCGGGCGACCTCATCGACGCGCTGCAGGCCCGCCGGGTGATCGGTCACGGCGCACCCGACGGCCCGGAGTGGCAGCACGACGTGCACGAGCGGGTCCGCTGGGCCGGCCTGATGACCGCGCACGGCATGCCCGCCGATCCGGACGACGTGTCGATCGCGGTCCCCGCCCTGCCCGCCGTCGTCGAGGGCGCGGCGGTCGTGCACGTCGGTGCCTTCCACGGTGCCCGGCACTGGCCGGTCGACCGTTTCGCCGACGTGGTGCGCGGTCTCGTCGCACGCGGTCACCGCGTGGTCCTGACGGGAGGCGCGGACGACGTCGAGCGCGCGCTGGCCGTCGCCGAGCTGGCCGGCCTGGACGACTCGGCGGTCCTCGCCGGACGCCTCGGCCTGCAGCCGTTCGCCGCCGTCGTGGCGGCTGCGAGCCTCCTGGTGACCGTCGACACGGGAGCCGCGCACCTGGCCTCCGCCTACGGCATCCCCTCGGTCGTCCTCTTCGGCCCGGCACCGCCCGAGGCCTGGGGTCCGCCCGCGTCCGGCCCGCACGTGGTGCTGACCGACGCCTCGGTCCGCCGCGGCGACGTGTTCGCCGAGGACCCGGACCCGGCGATCCTCGCGGTGAGCGCCGACGACGTCCTCGCCGCGGTGGACGGACTCGGCGCCACGCCGGCCGTCCCCGCGCACGACGGCGACCGGTAG
- a CDS encoding MFS transporter: MSTTSNRTVHPHTTPITVTTSSVIGIAVLGLATFFAITTELMPVGLLGTMSQDLGVTESTMGIVITVYAAAVALLALPLTSLTAKLPRKTVLVATLVGYTVSNALVALAPSFAVVCAGRVVGGIAHALFFSVASAYATRIVPPRLAGRAIAFVYSGSSLGFVIGVPLATGVGQSVGWRPAVGGVAACAALLAVVAALCLPAVRGAASPHIGSPKAWARTGLLSVVVADLLLFAGHYIVYTYIGPYVIDAGLDAGMVSGALLVLGGTGVIGLWLAGMFVDRAPGQTLLAAIAAMAVAFALMPFAHGSLVGTMVVAGIWMAANGTTGTLFMAAAIRTGGVSPEIAGALVNGASNIGIAGGAAIGGQVLGLSGLQTLPFAGALVLVAGLSVVAFAKRGFPVHATAQPHLSTSSIEVFTSSLAVVTSSIPTVSRAIQTITGSVATVHRAATGSIRTATGSVRTVRER, from the coding sequence GTGTCCACCACCAGCAACCGAACCGTCCACCCGCACACGACGCCGATCACCGTCACGACGTCGTCGGTGATCGGGATCGCTGTCCTCGGCCTCGCGACGTTCTTCGCCATCACGACCGAGCTCATGCCGGTCGGCCTGCTCGGCACGATGAGCCAGGACCTCGGCGTCACCGAGTCGACCATGGGCATCGTCATCACCGTGTACGCCGCCGCCGTCGCGCTGCTCGCACTGCCGCTGACCTCGCTCACCGCGAAGCTGCCGCGGAAGACCGTCCTCGTCGCCACCCTCGTCGGCTACACGGTGTCGAACGCACTCGTCGCACTGGCCCCGTCGTTCGCGGTGGTCTGCGCCGGTCGGGTGGTCGGCGGCATCGCGCACGCCCTGTTCTTCTCGGTCGCCTCGGCCTACGCCACCCGGATCGTGCCGCCCCGGCTCGCCGGCCGCGCCATCGCGTTCGTGTACTCCGGCAGCTCGCTCGGGTTCGTGATCGGCGTCCCCCTCGCCACCGGTGTCGGGCAGTCCGTCGGGTGGCGCCCGGCGGTCGGCGGCGTCGCGGCCTGCGCCGCACTGCTCGCCGTCGTTGCCGCGCTCTGCCTGCCCGCCGTGCGCGGAGCCGCCTCGCCGCACATCGGCTCGCCGAAGGCCTGGGCCCGGACCGGGCTGCTGTCGGTCGTCGTCGCCGACCTGCTGCTCTTCGCCGGGCACTACATCGTGTACACGTACATCGGCCCCTACGTCATCGACGCCGGGCTCGACGCCGGCATGGTGTCCGGCGCGCTGCTCGTCCTGGGCGGGACCGGCGTGATCGGCCTCTGGCTGGCCGGGATGTTCGTCGACCGGGCACCCGGTCAGACGCTCCTTGCCGCCATCGCCGCCATGGCCGTCGCGTTCGCCCTGATGCCGTTCGCGCACGGGTCCCTCGTCGGCACGATGGTCGTCGCGGGCATCTGGATGGCGGCGAACGGCACGACCGGCACGCTGTTCATGGCCGCGGCGATCCGCACCGGTGGCGTCAGCCCGGAGATCGCGGGCGCCCTGGTGAACGGGGCGTCGAACATCGGCATCGCGGGCGGTGCGGCGATCGGCGGCCAGGTGCTCGGGCTGTCGGGACTACAGACGCTGCCGTTCGCCGGCGCACTGGTCCTGGTCGCGGGGCTGTCCGTCGTCGCCTTCGCGAAGCGTGGGTTCCCGGTGCACGCGACGGCGCAGCCGCACCTCAGCACGTCGTCGATCGAGGTGTTCACCTCCTCGCTCGCCGTCGTCACGAGCTCGATCCCGACCGTCAGCCGGGCGATCCAGACCATCACCGGGTCCGTCGCCACGGTGCACCGGGCAGCCACCGGGTCGATCCGGACCGCGACGGGCTCCGTGCGGACCGTCCGCGAACGGTAG
- a CDS encoding alpha/beta hydrolase, translating to MQTIELRDGRTVLVDDTAAADADRPTLVWHHESPHTGVLFEPLRSLAADRGLRLLAFTRPGYGAADPLPGRSVADGARDLAQVLDALGIARVAVFGGSGGGPHALAAAALLPDRVAAVTTVASPAPFVDTPAWWDGMADDGGLRAAIAGREARLTWAATADFDPSQFVDTDWAALDGDWAALGRDATAAGGSGLQGGADDDVAFVTDWGFPLSAVTVPTVVVHGTRDRVVPVAHGRALAEAVPHATYEERPHDGHIAVLSTVPSLMDRLAATLRG from the coding sequence ATGCAGACCATCGAGCTCCGTGACGGCCGCACCGTCCTGGTCGACGACACCGCCGCCGCCGACGCCGACCGGCCGACCCTCGTCTGGCACCACGAGTCGCCGCACACCGGCGTCCTCTTCGAGCCACTCCGCAGTCTGGCCGCCGACCGCGGCCTGCGCCTGCTCGCATTCACCCGCCCCGGCTACGGCGCCGCCGACCCGCTGCCCGGGCGCTCGGTCGCCGACGGTGCACGGGACCTCGCCCAGGTACTCGATGCCCTCGGCATCGCCCGCGTCGCCGTGTTCGGCGGCTCCGGCGGCGGCCCGCACGCCCTCGCCGCCGCGGCGCTGCTGCCCGACCGGGTCGCCGCGGTAACGACCGTCGCCTCCCCCGCCCCCTTCGTCGACACGCCGGCCTGGTGGGACGGGATGGCCGACGATGGCGGGCTCCGCGCCGCGATCGCCGGACGGGAGGCACGCCTCACCTGGGCAGCGACCGCCGACTTCGACCCGTCCCAGTTCGTCGACACCGACTGGGCCGCCCTCGACGGCGACTGGGCCGCCCTGGGACGGGACGCGACGGCGGCGGGTGGGTCGGGCCTCCAGGGCGGTGCGGACGACGACGTGGCGTTCGTGACGGACTGGGGCTTCCCGCTGTCAGCCGTGACGGTCCCGACCGTCGTGGTGCACGGCACGCGCGACCGGGTCGTGCCGGTGGCGCACGGTCGGGCCTTGGCCGAGGCGGTGCCGCACGCGACGTACGAGGAGCGACCGCACGACGGGCACATCGCGGTCCTGTCGACCGTGCCGTCGCTGATGGACCGGTTGGCCGCGACCCTGCGCGGCTGA
- a CDS encoding PRC-barrel domain-containing protein codes for MFEAANIRDWIGLPVVDGNEDKIGNLESIYYDTATQQPAFGSVTTGVVGKKLVFVPLVGATVAPKHLLVAFDKKTVKDAPSIATDGELDAATEPELFQHYGLDYQAGSGGERRLGRR; via the coding sequence GTGTTCGAAGCAGCCAACATCCGGGACTGGATCGGCCTGCCGGTCGTCGACGGCAACGAGGACAAGATCGGCAACCTCGAGAGCATCTACTACGACACCGCGACGCAGCAGCCGGCGTTCGGCTCCGTGACCACCGGTGTCGTCGGCAAGAAGCTCGTGTTCGTGCCGCTCGTCGGCGCGACCGTCGCCCCGAAGCACCTGCTCGTGGCGTTCGACAAGAAGACCGTGAAGGACGCGCCGTCCATCGCGACCGACGGCGAGCTCGACGCCGCCACCGAGCCGGAGCTGTTCCAGCACTACGGCCTCGACTACCAGGCCGGTTCGGGCGGCGAGCGCCGTCTCGGTCGTCGCTGA
- a CDS encoding HAD-IIIA family hydrolase codes for MALSDRPLRGVLFDRDDTLVVDVPYNADPDRVVPVPGAADAVAAARAAGLAVGVVTNQSAIAKGLATRDQVDATNARVDGLVGPFDVWEVCPHDRGDDCACRKPRPGMVLRAADRLGLDAADLVVIGDIGADVGAAVAAGAQGILVPTARTMPAEVEAAATVAGSIREAVALVVARAAGASA; via the coding sequence GTGGCCCTCTCCGACCGTCCGCTCCGCGGCGTCCTCTTCGACCGTGACGACACCCTGGTGGTCGACGTCCCCTACAACGCCGACCCCGACCGGGTGGTGCCGGTACCCGGTGCCGCCGACGCGGTCGCCGCGGCCCGCGCGGCGGGTCTCGCCGTCGGCGTCGTCACGAACCAGTCCGCGATCGCCAAGGGCCTGGCGACCCGCGACCAGGTCGACGCGACGAACGCCCGCGTCGACGGGCTCGTCGGCCCGTTCGACGTGTGGGAGGTCTGCCCGCACGACCGCGGCGACGACTGCGCCTGCCGGAAGCCCCGTCCCGGCATGGTGCTGCGCGCCGCCGACCGACTCGGGCTGGACGCCGCGGACCTGGTCGTCATCGGCGACATCGGCGCCGACGTCGGTGCCGCGGTCGCCGCGGGAGCGCAGGGGATCCTCGTGCCGACCGCGCGGACGATGCCGGCCGAGGTCGAGGCCGCCGCCACCGTCGCCGGTTCGATCAGGGAAGCCGTGGCGCTCGTCGTCGCCCGCGCTGCCGGGGCGTCGGCATGA
- a CDS encoding glycosyltransferase family 9 protein produces MSDQVAAGGPAGRRVLVARLDSFGDVLVAGPAVRAVAAGADHVTLLCGPQGAPAGALLPGVDSLRVWAAPWVTETVRPLDDAVLAEFRALVAEERPDEAVVLTSFHQSPLPLAMLLRLAGVPRVSGASVDHPGSLLDVRLRPGEDLPEDVPEPERALRIAAAAGFALPDGDDGRLRVRPDDSAVLPVEVAALDRYVVVHPGASVEARSWPPAAHRSLVAAYGRVGIPVVVTGSPGERGLTAEVAGPTGIDLGGRTSPAVLAEVLAGAEVVVVGNTGPAHLAAAVGARIVSLFSPVVPAVKWAPYAEHVELLGDQDAPCRLSRARECPVPGHPCLSGVSVDEVLAAHERLVGCALRTNDDSLRGAPEARA; encoded by the coding sequence ATGAGCGACCAGGTGGCCGCGGGCGGACCTGCCGGGCGCCGGGTGCTGGTCGCCCGACTCGACTCGTTCGGGGACGTCCTGGTCGCCGGTCCCGCCGTCCGCGCCGTGGCCGCCGGCGCCGACCACGTCACGCTGCTCTGCGGCCCACAGGGTGCGCCGGCCGGGGCGCTCCTGCCCGGGGTCGACTCGCTCCGCGTCTGGGCGGCGCCCTGGGTGACGGAGACCGTCCGCCCGCTCGACGACGCCGTGCTCGCCGAGTTCCGCGCACTGGTCGCCGAGGAGCGTCCCGACGAAGCCGTCGTGCTGACGTCGTTCCACCAGTCGCCACTGCCGCTCGCGATGCTGCTGCGGCTCGCCGGGGTCCCCCGGGTCTCCGGCGCCTCGGTCGACCACCCCGGGTCCCTGCTCGACGTGCGACTGCGGCCCGGCGAGGACCTGCCCGAAGACGTCCCCGAACCCGAACGGGCACTCCGCATCGCCGCCGCCGCGGGCTTCGCACTGCCGGACGGTGACGACGGGCGGCTCCGTGTCCGGCCGGACGACTCGGCGGTGCTCCCCGTCGAGGTCGCCGCGCTCGACCGGTACGTGGTCGTGCACCCCGGCGCCAGCGTGGAGGCGCGCTCCTGGCCGCCCGCTGCCCACCGGTCCCTCGTGGCCGCGTACGGCCGGGTCGGCATCCCCGTGGTCGTCACCGGGTCGCCGGGCGAGCGGGGCCTCACCGCCGAGGTCGCCGGCCCCACCGGCATCGACCTGGGTGGTCGGACCAGCCCCGCCGTGCTGGCGGAGGTCCTGGCCGGCGCGGAGGTCGTCGTCGTCGGCAACACCGGTCCCGCCCACCTGGCCGCGGCCGTCGGTGCCCGGATCGTCTCGCTGTTCTCCCCTGTGGTGCCCGCCGTGAAGTGGGCGCCGTACGCCGAGCACGTCGAACTGCTCGGCGACCAGGACGCCCCCTGCCGTCTCTCCCGCGCCCGCGAGTGCCCCGTCCCGGGCCACCCGTGCCTGTCCGGCGTGAGCGTCGACGAGGTCCTCGCGGCACACGAACGGCTCGTCGGATGCGCTCTGCGGACGAACGACGACTCCCTGCGAGGAGCGCCAGAAGCCCGTGCGTAG
- a CDS encoding SGNH/GDSL hydrolase family protein — MLVGTALVGGPSGGPLAPPSAVAAPQWPVPQPFPVTDDPPETLTDLPPGSEYVAMGDSYSAGYGLANPTGLPVAACAQSGRDYPHRIAARFGLALTDVTCAGATSEDVRDRTQWRGAPPQVEALSESTRLVTLTIGGNDADLFGTAASCMALSASGPVFSGKNAPSCRSTLDVDGVDTLGAKIESRVALGIAATLADIRRAAPNATVLLLGYPAIFPDAEHTPKRGCFRPAVDLGTLAGRFPTDTYPFTDTDVRWLHGIQEQLDEVGQDAARAAGVRFVDVFAATQAHSACARSGAYVSGVSLDSFGGFSSIDLEPGALHPNPAGVRYLTRQLDAELRDLLG, encoded by the coding sequence GTGCTCGTCGGCACCGCCCTGGTCGGTGGGCCGTCCGGCGGGCCGCTCGCCCCGCCGTCGGCGGTCGCCGCCCCGCAGTGGCCGGTGCCCCAGCCGTTCCCGGTGACGGACGACCCGCCCGAGACGCTGACGGACCTGCCGCCCGGCAGCGAGTACGTCGCGATGGGCGACTCGTACTCCGCCGGGTACGGCCTGGCGAACCCGACGGGTCTGCCGGTCGCCGCGTGTGCACAGTCGGGGCGGGACTACCCGCACCGGATCGCCGCGCGCTTCGGGTTGGCGCTGACGGACGTCACGTGCGCCGGCGCGACCAGCGAGGACGTCCGCGACCGCACGCAGTGGCGCGGGGCTCCGCCGCAGGTCGAGGCGCTCTCCGAGTCCACCCGGCTCGTCACCCTGACGATCGGGGGCAACGACGCCGACCTGTTCGGCACCGCGGCGTCGTGCATGGCGCTGTCGGCGTCCGGCCCGGTGTTCTCGGGCAAGAACGCGCCGTCGTGCCGGAGCACGCTCGACGTCGACGGGGTCGACACGCTGGGCGCGAAGATCGAGAGCCGCGTCGCCCTGGGCATCGCGGCGACGCTGGCCGACATCCGGCGTGCCGCCCCGAACGCGACCGTGCTGCTGCTCGGCTACCCGGCGATCTTCCCGGACGCGGAGCACACGCCGAAGCGGGGCTGTTTCCGGCCGGCCGTCGACCTCGGCACCCTCGCCGGGCGGTTCCCGACGGACACGTACCCGTTCACCGACACCGACGTCCGGTGGCTGCACGGCATCCAGGAGCAGCTCGACGAGGTCGGGCAGGACGCCGCCCGGGCCGCCGGCGTCCGCTTCGTCGACGTCTTCGCGGCGACGCAGGCGCACTCGGCGTGTGCCCGGTCCGGCGCCTACGTCTCCGGGGTGTCCCTCGACTCGTTCGGCGGGTTCAGCAGCATCGACCTCGAGCCCGGCGCGCTGCACCCGAACCCGGCCGGTGTGCGGTACCTGACGCGGCAGCTCGACGCGGAGCTCCGCGACCTGCTCGGCTGA
- the ybaK gene encoding Cys-tRNA(Pro) deacylase, whose translation MSAASPSTPATLALERAGVPFTPHVYEHHESATNFGEEAAAALGLREEQVFKTLVVSVDGDLAVAIVPVADRLDLKAIAAAVGGKKASLADPTLAERRTGYVVGGISPVGQKTRIRTVLDASASDHPTIFVSGGRRGFDIELSPVDLARVTEASTAPIARS comes from the coding sequence ATGAGCGCAGCTTCCCCGAGCACCCCGGCGACCCTCGCGCTGGAGCGGGCCGGCGTGCCGTTCACCCCGCACGTGTACGAGCACCACGAGAGCGCGACGAACTTCGGCGAAGAGGCGGCGGCGGCGCTCGGGCTCCGCGAGGAGCAGGTGTTCAAGACGCTGGTCGTCTCGGTCGACGGTGACCTGGCGGTGGCGATCGTGCCGGTGGCCGACCGTCTCGACCTCAAGGCGATCGCGGCGGCCGTCGGCGGGAAGAAGGCCTCGTTGGCCGACCCCACCCTGGCAGAGCGGCGGACCGGGTACGTCGTCGGGGGGATCAGTCCTGTCGGGCAGAAGACCCGGATCCGCACGGTGCTCGACGCGTCGGCGTCCGACCACCCGACGATCTTCGTGTCCGGCGGGCGTCGTGGGTTCGACATCGAGCTGTCCCCGGTGGACCTGGCGCGGGTCACCGAGGCCAGTACGGCCCCCATCGCCCGGAGTTGA
- a CDS encoding NUDIX domain-containing protein, protein MPPRSAGLLLHRGTGPSLEVFIAHMGGPFWRRRPRAWSIPKGELEAGEDTLATALREFGEEIGTPAPAGTPGLLGDFRQASGKVVTVWTLAAPDFTIEAVRSNTVSLELPRGSGRFVDVPEVDDARWVGLVEARELVVAGQVAALDALAARV, encoded by the coding sequence GTGCCCCCACGCTCCGCCGGACTCCTGCTGCACCGTGGCACCGGACCGTCGCTCGAGGTCTTCATCGCCCACATGGGTGGTCCGTTCTGGCGTCGGCGACCGCGTGCGTGGTCGATCCCGAAGGGCGAGCTCGAGGCGGGCGAGGACACCCTGGCGACGGCGCTCCGCGAGTTCGGCGAGGAGATCGGCACCCCGGCGCCCGCGGGCACGCCCGGACTACTGGGGGACTTCCGGCAGGCGTCCGGCAAGGTCGTGACCGTCTGGACGCTCGCCGCACCGGACTTCACCATCGAGGCCGTGCGGAGCAACACCGTGTCGCTGGAACTCCCGCGTGGATCCGGACGCTTCGTCGACGTGCCCGAGGTGGACGATGCCCGCTGGGTGGGGCTCGTCGAGGCCCGGGAGCTCGTCGTCGCGGGTCAGGTCGCCGCGCTGGACGCGTTGGCGGCCCGGGTCTGA
- a CDS encoding DUF6412 domain-containing protein, with translation MTVIEVLLRGVSALHGLDPSALGSLPALAAAALGLGALGITVTAVAALAAALLVVRLVALLARADGAGAPRASRTTPDLVTRIAWSDPDADGHPRPRAPGAVPAV, from the coding sequence ATGACCGTCATCGAGGTGTTGCTCCGCGGGGTGTCCGCCCTGCACGGCCTCGACCCGTCCGCGCTCGGCTCGCTCCCGGCCCTCGCCGCCGCCGCCCTCGGGCTCGGCGCGCTCGGCATCACCGTCACCGCGGTGGCCGCCCTGGCCGCCGCACTGCTCGTGGTGCGACTGGTCGCCCTGCTGGCCCGGGCCGACGGGGCGGGCGCACCACGGGCCTCCCGGACGACACCGGACCTCGTGACCCGGATCGCCTGGAGCGACCCGGACGCCGACGGACACCCGCGACCGCGGGCACCGGGAGCCGTCCCGGCGGTCTGA
- the yidC gene encoding membrane protein insertase YidC, with product MDITTLPGLSTLLHAGATLVTTLTDLLTPVAGTAAAALAVVLLTLAVRLVLVPLAVLQVRAERDRRRLAPRIAELRRRAGKDTARFQRSLQELYTSERVSPLAGCLPVLAQAPVVSLLYTLFTHASIDGTVNTLLRATLAGIPLAQSAVAVVTSPLWVHGWVLLLLLATLAVVVELTRRAQLHWNPLPVPEPSDPAVPGAAAMTGIARWMPFVSVGFAAIAPLAAALYVVTSALWTLGERAVLRRVLR from the coding sequence ATGGACATCACCACCCTGCCCGGACTCAGCACCCTGCTGCACGCCGGCGCCACGCTCGTCACCACCCTCACCGACCTGCTCACACCCGTCGCCGGCACGGCCGCTGCGGCGCTCGCCGTGGTCCTGCTGACCCTGGCGGTCCGACTCGTGCTCGTCCCGCTCGCCGTCCTGCAGGTCCGCGCCGAGCGGGACCGGCGCCGACTCGCTCCGCGGATCGCCGAACTCCGCCGCCGGGCCGGGAAGGACACCGCACGGTTCCAGCGGTCACTGCAGGAGCTGTACACGAGCGAGCGGGTCTCGCCCCTCGCGGGATGCCTGCCCGTGCTCGCGCAGGCACCGGTCGTGTCGCTGCTGTACACGCTGTTCACGCACGCGAGCATCGACGGGACGGTCAACACGCTGCTGCGGGCGACCCTGGCCGGCATCCCGCTCGCGCAGTCCGCGGTGGCCGTCGTCACGTCGCCGCTGTGGGTGCACGGCTGGGTGCTGCTCCTGCTGCTCGCCACGCTGGCCGTCGTCGTCGAGCTGACCCGACGCGCACAGTTGCACTGGAACCCGCTACCCGTCCCGGAGCCGTCCGATCCGGCCGTTCCCGGCGCGGCGGCGATGACCGGGATCGCCCGGTGGATGCCGTTCGTCTCGGTCGGGTTCGCGGCGATCGCGCCCCTGGCGGCAGCGCTCTACGTCGTGACGAGTGCGCTCTGGACCCTCGGGGAACGGGCGGTGCTGCGGCGGGTGCTCCGGTGA